Proteins encoded in a region of the Corallococcus soli genome:
- a CDS encoding PhoH family protein, translating into MRNPATLEVPAARAESTPTSAKVDVRDNETTLALCGNQNENLKLIERRLGVRVGQRGTELLLSGPADAVAFAVRLVENLEEMIRAGRTVYREDVEQAIKVLGRGSESLQEVMLGTVLKSTGNRQIAPKSLAQKRYVDAIRAHDIVFGVGPAGTGKTYLAMAMAVAFLQERKVKRIILARPAVEAGEKLGFLPGDMAEKVNPYLRPLYDALHDMMAVERAQTLVEQGVVEVAPLAFMRGRTLNDAFVILDEAQNTTVEQMKMFLTRLGYNSKAVITGDVTQVDLPTGKMSGLHHARTVLRNIEGIHFSEFSDVDVVRHPLVQEVIRAYERSENAQKGAQAAREATASTRGSGAPDDGSQA; encoded by the coding sequence TTGCGAAACCCCGCCACGCTGGAAGTGCCCGCTGCTCGCGCAGAATCCACTCCCACCTCCGCCAAGGTGGACGTCCGTGACAACGAGACGACCCTGGCCCTGTGCGGAAACCAGAACGAGAACCTCAAGCTGATCGAGCGGCGCCTGGGCGTCCGGGTGGGGCAGCGCGGCACGGAGCTGCTCCTGTCGGGCCCCGCTGACGCCGTCGCCTTCGCCGTGCGCCTCGTGGAGAACCTCGAAGAGATGATCCGCGCGGGCCGCACCGTCTACCGCGAGGACGTCGAGCAGGCCATCAAGGTCCTGGGGCGCGGCTCGGAGTCGCTGCAGGAGGTCATGCTCGGCACGGTCCTCAAGAGCACCGGCAACCGGCAGATCGCCCCCAAGAGCCTCGCCCAGAAGCGCTACGTGGACGCCATCCGCGCCCACGACATCGTCTTCGGCGTGGGCCCCGCCGGCACCGGCAAGACGTACCTGGCCATGGCCATGGCCGTCGCCTTCCTCCAGGAGCGCAAGGTCAAGCGCATCATCCTGGCGCGCCCCGCCGTGGAGGCCGGTGAGAAGCTCGGCTTCCTGCCCGGCGACATGGCGGAGAAGGTGAACCCCTACCTGCGCCCGCTCTACGACGCGCTGCACGACATGATGGCCGTCGAGCGCGCCCAGACGCTGGTGGAGCAGGGGGTGGTGGAGGTGGCGCCGCTCGCGTTCATGCGCGGCCGCACCCTCAACGACGCCTTCGTCATCCTCGACGAGGCGCAGAACACCACCGTGGAGCAGATGAAGATGTTCCTCACCCGCCTGGGCTACAACAGCAAGGCGGTCATCACCGGCGATGTAACGCAGGTGGACCTGCCCACGGGCAAGATGTCCGGCCTCCACCACGCCCGCACGGTGCTCAGGAACATTGAAGGCATCCACTTCTCGGAGTTCTCCGACGTGGACGTCGTGCGCCACCCGCTGGTGCAGGAGGTCATCCGCGCCTACGAGCGCTCGGAGAACGCCCAGAAGGGGGCCCAGGCCGCCCGCGAGGCCACCGCCTCGACGCGCGGCTCCGGGGCTCCAGACGACGGTTCCCAGGCGTGA